Proteins encoded in a region of the Panthera uncia isolate 11264 chromosome B2 unlocalized genomic scaffold, Puncia_PCG_1.0 HiC_scaffold_24, whole genome shotgun sequence genome:
- the LOC125938609 gene encoding adhesion G protein-coupled receptor B3-like translates to MHTRKRHMELFQELNQKFQTLDRFRDIPNTSSMENPAPNKNPWDTFKNPSEYQHYTTINVLDTEAKDALELRPAEWEKCLNLPLDVQEGDFQTEV, encoded by the exons ATGCATACAAGGAAGAGGCATATGGAACTCTTTCAGGAGCTGAATCAGAAATTTCAAACTTTGGACAGATTTCGGGATATACCAAATACAAGCAGTATG GAAAACCCAGCACCAAACAAGAATCCATGGGACACTTTCAAAAACCCCAGTGAATACCAACATTATACCACAATCAATGTCTTAGATACAGAGGCAAAGGACGCTTTGGAACTGAGGCCAGCAGAGTGGGAGAAGTGTCTGAATTTGCCTCTGGACGTGCAGGAGGGTGACTTTCAAACAGAAGTTTAA